The following proteins are encoded in a genomic region of Syntrophotaleaceae bacterium:
- the nuoI gene encoding NADH-quinone oxidoreductase subunit NuoI, which yields MTLWRDIKGTVQPFWVTLRYLFKRPITIQYPEQKRPPSPRSRARMVLTRDPDGEERCVACYLCSAACPVDCISMQSAEREDGRRYAAWFRINFARCIFCGLCAEACPTLAIQMSPEFEFCDRDPLKMVYEKEDLLIDHGGKNQEYNYYRHAGIGVVNPRGGNQDERPPVDIKTNLP from the coding sequence ATGACACTCTGGCGAGACATCAAGGGCACCGTGCAGCCTTTCTGGGTGACCTTGCGCTATCTGTTCAAACGGCCGATCACCATCCAGTATCCGGAACAGAAACGGCCGCCTTCGCCGCGGTCGCGGGCCCGCATGGTGCTGACGCGGGACCCGGACGGCGAGGAACGTTGTGTGGCCTGTTATCTGTGCAGTGCGGCCTGCCCGGTCGACTGCATCTCCATGCAGTCGGCCGAGCGGGAAGACGGCCGCCGCTATGCTGCCTGGTTCCGCATCAACTTTGCCCGCTGCATTTTCTGCGGCCTCTGCGCCGAGGCCTGTCCGACCCTGGCCATCCAGATGAGTCCCGAATTCGAATTCTGCGATAGAGATCCCCTGAAAATGGTTTACGAAAAGGAGGATCTGCTGATCGATCACGGCGGCAAGAATCAGGAGTATAATTACTACCGGCATGCCGGCATCGGGGTGGTCAATCCCCGGGGGGGCAACCAGGACGAAAGGCCGCCGGTGGATATCAAGACCAACCTGCCCTGA
- the nuoK gene encoding NADH-quinone oxidoreductase subunit NuoK, whose product MIVPLSHVLIVATLLFFMGLGCVLARRNLLMILIGIEIMINAAGLVLVGGSARWQQADGQVLVLLIMGVMAAEVAIALAMVVYLHGIKRSLDINTFDGMQG is encoded by the coding sequence ATGATCGTACCCTTGAGCCACGTGCTGATCGTCGCAACTCTCCTGTTTTTCATGGGCCTGGGATGTGTTCTGGCCCGACGCAATCTGCTGATGATCCTGATCGGCATCGAAATCATGATCAATGCGGCGGGCCTGGTTCTGGTCGGAGGATCGGCCCGTTGGCAACAGGCCGACGGCCAGGTGCTGGTGCTCCTGATCATGGGGGTCATGGCAGCGGAGGTGGCCATCGCCCTGGCCATGGTGGTCTATCTCCACGGCATCAAACGATCGCTGGACATCAACACCTTTGACGGAATGCAAGGATGA
- a CDS encoding CoA-binding protein codes for MQEKIDRFLSSSAFGVAGASTNRDKYGNKVLRCYLQNGKKVVPINPRADVIEGQNCVAGVSDLPDDVVSLSIITPPKITEQIVEEAIAKGIRNIWMQPGAQSPAAVARCEEAGINVIADGSCLLVVLGYHEG; via the coding sequence ATGCAGGAAAAAATCGACCGTTTTCTATCCTCCAGCGCCTTCGGCGTGGCCGGGGCCTCGACCAATCGGGACAAATACGGCAACAAGGTCCTGCGCTGCTATCTGCAAAACGGTAAAAAGGTCGTCCCGATCAATCCTCGGGCGGATGTCATCGAAGGGCAGAACTGCGTGGCCGGCGTCAGCGATCTCCCCGACGATGTGGTCAGCCTTTCCATCATCACCCCACCGAAAATCACCGAGCAGATCGTCGAAGAGGCCATTGCCAAAGGGATCAGGAACATCTGGATGCAGCCCGGCGCCCAGAGCCCGGCGGCGGTCGCCCGCTGCGAGGAGGCGGGCATCAATGTCATCGCCGACGGCAGCTGTCTGCTGGTGGTCCTCGGCTACCATGAAGGGTGA
- a CDS encoding NADH-quinone oxidoreductase subunit N, producing MTAPELIALIPLIILVGGATGILLVAPFSGDDRTWPVGAGIITALAAALAAGLLEPPVTEVSRMFATHALARFFHILWILAAAATLALSWRYLKRQGLLAGEFTALVLFAAAGLALLSSITSLTGLFLALQAFSLAFYVLIAFDRGSVRSAEAGLKYLVLGGVAAGLLAFAIALIYAASGTLHLPEALNGLSVGAALSPLALAGWALLLAAIGFKLSLVPFHLWTPDVYQGAPTPVTGLLATGSKGAVVAALLILMSALPAAPTALVPVLWVLAVLSMAVGTFAALVQENVKRMLAYSSITHMGYILAALLTWNATGQRAVLFYLVAYTVMTLGAFGSLAALAGPGERQSLQDLRGLGRSHPLPAATLAVCLVALAGLPPTAGFTGKLALFSGMFAGGYPWLALLGIFASLFSVFFYLRPAISLFASDFAVDPGLSADAVPAGENAVLLLLLVLTFVLGLWPGPLFEFIARITG from the coding sequence ATGACCGCTCCGGAACTGATCGCCCTGATCCCTTTGATCATTCTGGTGGGCGGAGCCACGGGAATACTTCTGGTGGCGCCCTTTTCCGGGGATGACCGCACCTGGCCCGTCGGGGCAGGGATCATCACCGCTCTCGCCGCCGCACTGGCTGCCGGCCTGCTGGAGCCTCCCGTGACCGAAGTGAGCCGCATGTTTGCGACCCACGCACTGGCCCGTTTTTTCCATATCCTGTGGATTCTGGCCGCCGCCGCCACACTCGCCTTGTCCTGGCGCTATCTGAAAAGGCAGGGCCTGCTGGCGGGAGAGTTCACCGCCCTGGTGCTGTTCGCGGCGGCGGGCCTCGCCCTGCTTTCCTCGATCACTTCGCTAACCGGGCTTTTTCTGGCCCTTCAGGCTTTTTCCCTTGCCTTCTACGTGCTGATCGCCTTCGACCGGGGATCGGTCCGGAGCGCCGAAGCGGGATTGAAGTATCTGGTCCTGGGCGGTGTCGCGGCCGGTCTTCTGGCCTTCGCCATTGCCCTGATCTATGCCGCTTCCGGAACGCTGCACCTGCCCGAAGCCTTAAACGGTCTTTCCGTCGGAGCCGCCCTTTCACCCCTGGCGCTGGCCGGATGGGCCCTGCTTCTGGCCGCCATCGGATTCAAGCTCTCGCTGGTGCCCTTTCATCTCTGGACACCGGACGTGTATCAGGGAGCGCCGACGCCGGTCACCGGGCTGCTCGCGACCGGGAGCAAGGGAGCCGTGGTCGCCGCCCTGCTGATTCTGATGTCGGCCCTGCCCGCTGCTCCCACAGCTCTGGTGCCTGTCCTGTGGGTTCTCGCGGTCCTCTCCATGGCGGTCGGCACCTTTGCCGCCCTGGTTCAGGAAAACGTCAAGCGGATGCTGGCCTATTCTTCCATCACCCATATGGGCTATATTCTCGCCGCCCTTTTGACCTGGAACGCCACCGGTCAGAGAGCGGTGCTGTTCTACCTGGTCGCCTACACGGTCATGACCCTCGGTGCCTTCGGTTCACTGGCCGCCCTGGCCGGGCCGGGGGAGCGACAGTCGCTGCAGGACCTTCGCGGTCTCGGCCGCAGCCATCCCCTGCCTGCGGCAACCCTTGCCGTCTGTCTGGTTGCCCTGGCCGGGCTGCCGCCCACAGCCGGTTTCACCGGCAAGCTCGCGCTTTTTTCCGGCATGTTTGCCGGCGGCTATCCGTGGCTGGCCCTCCTGGGGATTTTCGCTTCCCTCTTTTCCGTCTTTTTCTATCTGCGTCCGGCGATCAGTCTGTTTGCATCCGATTTCGCGGTCGACCCCGGGCTTTCCGCAGACGCCGTTCCCGCGGGGGAAAACGCGGTCCTTTTGCTTTTGCTGGTGCTGACTTTCGTGCTCGGGCTTTGGCCGGGGCCGCTTTTCGAATTCATCGCCCGGATCACCGGGTAA
- a CDS encoding respiratory nitrate reductase subunit gamma produces MELTLSDLIIGRILPYLALTVGIGGLLLRLGLWLRIPVPFRITLYPVPDRPSGQISRLGRDLFLQTGLFQSSRRLWLAVWLFHISFFAVVAGHALGFLSPENPFRFLGVPNSVGRQLSLVLGNAAGLIMITTLAALLARRIFLPMARRYCQWRSYFEPLLLLVIAITGQLLRLGHNVPLLVSTRQYLAGLVGGPAAPLPLEPLFLAHYLTVLLLVGYLPFSRLVHLLGFFLYRMLLLEPPGVGYSPPKSRPSATGDDPDKASDSRNRS; encoded by the coding sequence ATGGAATTGACTCTTTCGGATCTGATCATCGGCCGTATCTTACCCTACCTGGCCTTAACCGTGGGCATCGGGGGGCTGTTGCTGCGCCTTGGACTCTGGCTGCGGATCCCCGTTCCGTTCCGAATCACGCTCTATCCCGTGCCTGACCGTCCTTCCGGCCAGATATCCCGCCTTGGCCGGGACCTGTTTCTGCAAACCGGTCTTTTTCAATCATCTCGCCGACTCTGGTTGGCTGTCTGGTTGTTCCACATCTCTTTTTTCGCGGTGGTGGCCGGCCATGCCCTCGGTTTCTTGTCGCCTGAAAATCCCTTTCGATTCCTGGGAGTTCCGAATTCTGTCGGACGGCAACTTTCCCTGGTACTGGGCAATGCGGCAGGACTCATCATGATCACTACACTGGCGGCCCTTCTGGCCAGACGGATTTTCCTGCCCATGGCACGCCGCTACTGCCAGTGGCGCTCCTATTTCGAACCGCTGCTGTTGCTGGTTATAGCCATTACGGGACAACTCCTGCGCCTTGGCCACAATGTCCCCCTGCTGGTATCGACCCGACAGTACCTGGCAGGACTTGTTGGCGGCCCTGCAGCCCCTCTGCCCCTAGAACCGCTGTTCCTGGCTCACTATCTGACGGTTCTGCTCCTGGTCGGTTATCTGCCTTTCAGCCGGTTGGTGCATCTGCTCGGGTTTTTTCTCTACAGGATGCTGCTCCTTGAACCGCCCGGTGTCGGATACTCTCCCCCTAAAAGCAGGCCCTCGGCCACCGGCGATGATCCTGACAAGGCATCCGATTCGAGGAACCGGTCATGA
- the nuoL gene encoding NADH-quinone oxidoreductase subunit L codes for MSGQLIFLIPLLPLAGALLNMVFGRFWSSRMTESVAITAVASSTVATALLWPLAGNAGTAAELFTWLQAGPLTVPFALRFDSLAACMALMVTGVSTLIHIYGIGYLERKEDRVRFFALLNLFVFAMLTVVLADNLLLMLLGWEGVGFCSYALIGYWYRDLKNAAAGRKAFLVTRCADLFLVAAFLWLFQLTGTLSIPAINQAPLETATVTGLALLLLAGACGKSAQLPFMTWLPDAMAGPTPVSALIHAATMVTAGVYLLCRMFPLISQSPTGMAVIAAIGTLTALYAATCALAQRDIKRLLAYSTMSQIGFMFLAVGAGTVSGAMFHLLTHAFFKALLFMAAGGIIHLAAGEMDLSRLGGLKRQSPLVYWTLLAGLLCLAGIPLTGGFFSKDAILAAAFARGDGYYVLLGLLGLVTALMTAMYSFRLLYLVGPSRGQRQGEPHHLPPSMLWTLIPLALLGLGGGLLNLPFGWGGNQWLARFLGGAPATVEAGHSLEIILGLAAGVLSLAGWLWAHWRYAKDVKDPGTGSATNFFLHGWQADRAVELLVLAPFRAMAGFWSTTVDEGLLEGGVSLPVRFSRGCGRLARGLTTGKLGHYLTALACGLGAIMIWVLLQTI; via the coding sequence ATGAGCGGACAACTGATTTTTCTCATACCGCTGCTGCCTCTGGCCGGAGCACTGCTCAACATGGTGTTCGGCCGCTTCTGGTCAAGTCGGATGACCGAGTCCGTGGCGATTACCGCCGTTGCCTCATCAACAGTCGCGACCGCCCTGCTCTGGCCGCTGGCCGGTAATGCGGGAACCGCGGCGGAACTGTTCACCTGGCTGCAGGCCGGTCCCCTGACCGTGCCTTTCGCCCTGCGCTTCGACAGTCTGGCTGCCTGCATGGCGCTGATGGTGACCGGGGTTTCGACCCTGATTCACATCTACGGCATCGGCTACCTGGAGCGGAAAGAGGACAGGGTACGCTTCTTCGCCCTGCTCAACCTGTTCGTTTTTGCCATGCTGACAGTGGTGTTGGCCGACAATCTGCTGCTGATGCTGCTCGGCTGGGAAGGGGTTGGTTTCTGCTCCTACGCCCTGATCGGGTACTGGTATCGTGATCTGAAAAATGCCGCGGCCGGGCGCAAGGCCTTCCTGGTCACCCGCTGCGCCGACCTGTTCCTGGTGGCCGCTTTTCTCTGGCTGTTCCAGCTGACCGGAACCCTGTCGATACCGGCCATCAACCAGGCACCGCTGGAGACGGCGACCGTCACCGGACTGGCGCTCCTGCTGCTGGCCGGGGCCTGCGGCAAATCGGCCCAGCTGCCCTTCATGACCTGGCTTCCCGACGCCATGGCGGGCCCGACCCCCGTCTCGGCCCTGATCCATGCCGCCACCATGGTCACGGCCGGGGTCTACCTGCTCTGCCGTATGTTCCCCCTGATCAGCCAGTCGCCGACAGGAATGGCCGTCATTGCCGCAATCGGCACTTTGACGGCTCTCTACGCCGCCACCTGCGCCCTGGCCCAGCGCGACATCAAGCGCCTGCTGGCCTATTCGACCATGAGCCAGATCGGGTTCATGTTCCTCGCGGTGGGAGCGGGGACGGTGTCTGGAGCGATGTTCCACCTCCTGACCCATGCTTTCTTCAAGGCCCTGCTCTTCATGGCCGCCGGCGGCATCATCCATCTGGCCGCCGGCGAAATGGACCTGTCTCGACTGGGCGGATTGAAGCGCCAGTCTCCCCTGGTCTACTGGACCCTGCTGGCCGGTCTTCTCTGTCTGGCCGGAATTCCCCTGACGGGGGGGTTCTTCTCCAAGGATGCGATCCTGGCGGCCGCTTTCGCACGGGGGGACGGCTACTACGTCCTTCTCGGCCTGCTCGGCCTGGTGACCGCCCTGATGACCGCCATGTACTCTTTTCGCCTGCTCTATCTGGTGGGGCCGAGCCGGGGTCAGCGACAGGGCGAACCGCACCACCTGCCGCCGTCCATGCTCTGGACCCTGATCCCGCTGGCGCTGCTCGGCCTCGGCGGGGGCCTGCTCAATCTCCCCTTTGGGTGGGGCGGCAACCAGTGGCTGGCTCGTTTTCTGGGCGGAGCGCCGGCCACGGTCGAAGCCGGGCATTCCCTGGAAATTATCCTCGGCCTGGCCGCAGGTGTCCTGAGCCTTGCGGGGTGGCTCTGGGCCCATTGGCGCTATGCAAAGGATGTCAAGGACCCGGGGACGGGATCCGCCACCAACTTTTTCCTCCATGGCTGGCAGGCCGACCGGGCCGTCGAGCTGCTGGTGCTTGCGCCTTTCCGGGCCATGGCGGGATTCTGGTCAACCACAGTCGATGAGGGTCTTCTGGAAGGCGGCGTCTCCCTGCCTGTGCGCTTCAGCCGCGGCTGCGGGCGTCTGGCGCGCGGATTGACCACCGGCAAACTCGGGCACTACCTGACCGCTCTGGCCTGCGGGCTCGGGGCGATCATGATCTGGGTGCTGCTGCAAACGATCTGA
- a CDS encoding NADH-quinone oxidoreductase subunit M, protein MDAMTTEISMVPWLSVLLLLPLAGALLCGLGGLRPAAGRWSALVTALLMLLVTIGLSLTGRQGSAWLAFEDFPWIERLGVRFTLGMDGLSLVMILLTSLLLVAAVLASWKEADRPSTYFALILLSATGIVGVFTALDLVLFYICWELMLIPLFFLIGIWGSGRRVETAFKFFLFSVTGSLLMLLAIIGIYVLHGQQTGDFTFALASLQGTSWPAGLAPWLYAAFLLAFLIKMPMVPLHRWQPDAYCAAPLAGTLLLAGILGKTGVFGLVRIAFPLFPDQARASLSLLGLLALLGILYAGWIAFAQNDLKRLVAYSSVAHLGFIVLGLSSWHPTAVSGSFLQMFNHGLSTAALFILIALYESRTGSRLLPELGGLWARVPVLSAFFLLFALATMGLPGLNNFAGEILILLGVFAARPWWGGLAIIGLILAAAYVLRMVQGVLWGPGRTGPLADLSPREGLVLVPLALLVLWLGLYPETFLEPLRGTAALLLDGSQIISMNGGLP, encoded by the coding sequence ATGGATGCAATGACAACCGAAATATCGATGGTTCCCTGGCTGTCGGTGCTGCTGTTGCTGCCCCTGGCCGGAGCACTGCTGTGCGGTCTCGGCGGTCTGCGGCCTGCGGCCGGACGCTGGTCGGCCCTGGTCACCGCCCTGCTGATGCTGCTGGTCACCATCGGGTTGTCTCTGACCGGCCGGCAGGGCTCAGCATGGCTGGCCTTTGAAGACTTCCCCTGGATCGAGCGCCTCGGAGTCCGTTTCACCCTCGGCATGGACGGCCTTTCCCTGGTCATGATCCTGTTGACCAGCCTGCTGCTGGTGGCCGCGGTTCTGGCCTCCTGGAAGGAAGCCGACAGGCCTTCGACCTATTTTGCTCTGATCCTGTTGTCGGCAACAGGCATTGTCGGGGTTTTCACCGCCCTCGATCTGGTCCTCTTCTACATCTGCTGGGAACTCATGCTCATCCCGCTGTTTTTCCTCATCGGCATCTGGGGAAGCGGGCGCCGCGTGGAAACGGCCTTCAAATTCTTCCTTTTCTCGGTGACCGGAAGCCTGCTGATGCTCCTGGCCATCATCGGCATTTACGTTCTCCACGGGCAGCAGACGGGCGACTTTACCTTTGCTCTGGCCTCGCTGCAGGGCACATCCTGGCCGGCCGGACTCGCCCCCTGGCTCTATGCAGCCTTCCTGCTGGCCTTTCTGATCAAGATGCCGATGGTGCCCCTGCATCGCTGGCAGCCGGACGCTTACTGTGCCGCACCCCTGGCGGGGACACTGCTTCTGGCCGGAATACTGGGCAAAACAGGGGTCTTCGGACTGGTGCGAATTGCCTTCCCCCTGTTTCCGGACCAGGCCCGTGCAAGTCTGTCCCTGCTGGGATTGCTGGCTCTGCTGGGCATTCTCTATGCCGGTTGGATCGCCTTTGCCCAGAACGACCTCAAGCGCCTGGTGGCCTACTCCTCGGTGGCGCACCTCGGTTTCATCGTCCTGGGGCTGAGTTCCTGGCATCCGACAGCCGTCAGCGGCAGCTTTCTGCAGATGTTCAACCACGGTCTTTCCACAGCCGCCCTTTTCATTCTGATCGCCCTCTATGAAAGTCGCACAGGCAGCCGCCTGCTGCCGGAACTGGGCGGATTGTGGGCGCGGGTTCCGGTATTGTCCGCCTTTTTCCTGCTGTTCGCCCTCGCGACCATGGGGCTGCCCGGACTGAACAATTTCGCCGGGGAGATTCTCATCCTCCTGGGGGTCTTCGCCGCCCGCCCCTGGTGGGGAGGCCTGGCCATCATCGGTCTGATTCTGGCAGCGGCCTATGTCCTGCGCATGGTTCAGGGTGTCCTCTGGGGACCAGGCCGGACCGGGCCTCTGGCCGATCTTTCTCCCCGGGAAGGGTTGGTGCTCGTTCCCCTGGCCCTGCTGGTCCTGTGGCTTGGCCTTTACCCGGAAACCTTCCTTGAGCCCCTTCGCGGTACGGCCGCCCTGCTGCTCGACGGGTCCCAAATTATCAGCATGAACGGGGGATTGCCATGA
- a CDS encoding NADH-quinone oxidoreductase subunit J has translation MASILFYVLSAAALLATLLSITRKNPVHAVVFLVNALFALALLFYLLGAPLVAAWEVIIYAGAVMVLFLFVIMMLNVAPGQAMHAVGRGQKVLALLLFLVLFLSAGVIVLQDPAGSAGIPLFHLSPREFGYTLFSRFGLAVKILSFHLLFAGTGAWYLGRRRRQIQREEQS, from the coding sequence ATGGCATCCATTCTGTTCTATGTGCTGTCCGCCGCGGCCCTGCTGGCGACGCTGCTCTCCATAACCCGAAAAAATCCGGTTCACGCCGTGGTTTTCCTGGTCAACGCCCTGTTCGCCCTGGCCCTGCTGTTCTATCTTCTGGGCGCTCCGCTGGTGGCCGCCTGGGAGGTCATCATCTACGCCGGGGCCGTCATGGTGCTGTTTCTGTTCGTGATCATGATGCTGAATGTCGCCCCCGGCCAGGCCATGCACGCCGTCGGGAGGGGGCAAAAAGTCCTGGCGCTGCTGCTCTTTCTGGTGCTGTTCCTTTCGGCCGGCGTGATTGTATTGCAGGATCCGGCAGGATCGGCTGGAATACCCCTTTTCCACCTCTCGCCGCGGGAATTCGGATACACCCTGTTCAGCCGCTTCGGGCTGGCCGTGAAAATCCTCTCTTTCCATCTGCTCTTCGCCGGTACCGGAGCCTGGTACCTCGGACGGCGCCGCCGTCAGATCCAGAGGGAGGAGCAATCATGA
- a CDS encoding TusE/DsrC/DsvC family sulfur relay protein, giving the protein MSEETFLVWKGKQIALTPYGFLIDAEDWSKELAQHLAVLEQVPELSEEHWHVILYLRDYYRQFKVAPMGRRIAKDTGLSLERLKELFPSGPARGACRIAGLPKPVGCF; this is encoded by the coding sequence ATGTCTGAAGAGACATTTCTTGTGTGGAAGGGAAAACAGATTGCTCTGACACCCTACGGCTTCCTGATTGATGCCGAGGATTGGAGCAAGGAGCTCGCCCAGCATCTGGCGGTACTCGAGCAGGTTCCCGAGCTGTCCGAAGAACATTGGCATGTCATATTGTATCTGCGGGATTACTACCGTCAGTTCAAGGTCGCTCCTATGGGCCGAAGAATCGCCAAGGACACCGGCCTGAGCCTGGAGCGGCTCAAGGAACTCTTTCCATCCGGTCCGGCGCGGGGAGCGTGCCGCATAGCGGGCCTGCCGAAACCGGTTGGTTGTTTCTGA
- a CDS encoding TylF/MycF/NovP-related O-methyltransferase: MQSTIIYGAGCQGQSLLRLLNTRPEPPLFHCFLDGNPAKQGQFLEGYPIYAPDYLLDIDPEGFQILVAVGEHYPAVRRLLEGLGLQEGCHFQDATQRPLPFAEIDPSFVELLRKVRPHTLLSEDRLGLLYQFARRTRSLPGDAAEVGVYKGGTAFLIASALVDTDKQVHLFDTFCGLPDADPNTDLHRQGDFGDTCLEEVGSLLEPFPGCRLHPGLFPASLPAGWGEKSFSFVHVDVDIYQSALDCCEFFFPRLVPGGFMVFDDYGFVSCPGIRRALDDYFTSAPDQILYLPTGQAMAIKS; encoded by the coding sequence ATGCAATCCACCATCATCTATGGAGCAGGCTGCCAGGGACAGTCTCTGTTGCGTTTGTTGAATACCCGCCCGGAACCTCCCTTGTTTCACTGTTTTTTGGATGGGAACCCCGCCAAGCAAGGGCAGTTTCTGGAAGGTTATCCGATTTACGCTCCCGATTACCTGCTCGATATAGATCCGGAAGGTTTTCAGATCCTGGTCGCCGTAGGTGAACATTATCCGGCGGTCAGGCGTCTGTTGGAAGGGCTCGGATTGCAGGAAGGTTGCCATTTTCAGGACGCCACTCAGCGACCCCTGCCTTTTGCGGAAATCGACCCGTCCTTCGTCGAACTTCTGCGCAAGGTGCGTCCCCATACTTTGCTGAGTGAAGATCGCCTCGGCCTGCTTTACCAGTTTGCGCGCAGAACCCGCAGCCTCCCCGGAGACGCCGCCGAAGTCGGGGTCTACAAGGGCGGTACGGCCTTCCTGATCGCTTCCGCTCTGGTTGATACGGACAAGCAGGTCCATCTGTTCGACACTTTCTGCGGCCTTCCCGATGCCGACCCCAACACCGATCTGCATCGCCAGGGGGACTTTGGCGATACCTGCCTGGAAGAGGTCGGGTCGCTGCTGGAGCCCTTCCCCGGGTGCCGCCTGCACCCCGGACTGTTTCCGGCCAGCCTGCCGGCCGGATGGGGAGAAAAATCCTTCTCCTTCGTTCATGTCGATGTCGACATCTACCAATCGGCGCTGGATTGCTGTGAATTCTTCTTTCCCCGCCTGGTGCCGGGAGGCTTCATGGTCTTCGACGATTATGGATTCGTTTCCTGCCCGGGCATACGTCGGGCACTGGATGACTACTTTACCTCTGCCCCGGACCAGATTCTCTATCTGCCGACGGGTCAGGCGATGGCTATTAAGAGCTGA
- the nuoH gene encoding NADH-quinone oxidoreductase subunit NuoH — MSDVLITWLLVLVKLGLILVVVLTMAAYLVLAERKILARIQRRYGPNRVGFGGMLQPLADLIKLLTKEDFTPDQADKRLFRIAPAVVVATALLTFAVVPFAPPVTLFRREIPLVICDLNIGILYFLGLSSLAVYGVALGGWASNSKYSLLGSIRSMSQMISYELAMGLAIVPVVLSARSFSLTEIVLAQKTLPFAVTNPIAFLIFFISVGAEAKRIPFDLPEAENELVSGYHTEYSGMRFGLFFVGEYLNMIVLGAIITVLFLGGWHGPFLWPIVWFVIKVLAVAFVFIWIRGTLPRLRYDQLMAFGWKFLIPLALLNVVITGGLRLWLGGAK, encoded by the coding sequence ATGAGCGATGTCCTGATAACCTGGCTGCTGGTCCTGGTCAAACTGGGTCTGATTCTGGTAGTGGTCCTGACCATGGCGGCCTACCTGGTGCTGGCGGAGCGCAAGATTCTGGCCCGCATTCAGCGTCGCTACGGTCCCAACCGGGTCGGCTTCGGCGGCATGCTGCAGCCCCTGGCCGATCTGATCAAGCTGTTGACCAAAGAGGATTTTACGCCGGACCAGGCCGACAAAAGGCTTTTCCGGATAGCGCCGGCCGTGGTCGTGGCAACGGCCCTTTTAACCTTTGCCGTGGTGCCCTTCGCCCCGCCCGTCACCCTTTTCCGGCGCGAAATCCCGCTGGTGATCTGCGATCTGAACATCGGTATTCTCTACTTCCTGGGCCTTTCCTCCCTGGCGGTTTACGGGGTGGCTCTGGGCGGCTGGGCATCCAATTCAAAGTACTCTCTGCTGGGGTCGATCAGGTCCATGTCGCAGATGATCTCCTATGAACTGGCCATGGGTCTGGCCATCGTGCCGGTGGTCCTTTCGGCCCGGTCCTTTTCCCTGACCGAGATCGTCCTGGCGCAAAAGACACTGCCCTTCGCAGTGACAAACCCCATCGCTTTCCTGATCTTTTTCATCAGTGTCGGGGCAGAAGCCAAACGGATCCCCTTCGACCTGCCGGAAGCGGAAAACGAACTGGTGTCCGGCTATCACACCGAATACTCGGGCATGCGTTTCGGGCTGTTCTTCGTCGGCGAATACCTCAATATGATCGTTCTCGGCGCCATCATCACGGTGCTGTTCCTCGGAGGCTGGCATGGGCCTTTCCTCTGGCCGATCGTCTGGTTCGTCATCAAGGTTCTGGCCGTGGCCTTTGTCTTTATCTGGATCCGCGGCACCCTGCCTCGACTGCGTTACGATCAGCTCATGGCCTTCGGCTGGAAATTCCTGATTCCGCTGGCCCTGCTCAACGTGGTGATCACAGGCGGGCTGCGCCTCTGGCTGGGAGGAGCAAAATGA